A genomic region of Plasmodium vivax chromosome 1, whole genome shotgun sequence contains the following coding sequences:
- a CDS encoding von Willebrand factor A-domain-related protein, putative (encoded by transcript PVX_093675A) — protein MKGAHAVSCLTLLLALVHNSVSAKINLVSHNSVPRIGGEEGSDEKVITCVTKYVIKGDLEIDDGGFCNSNIGSQPQSPPGSCTDGGASPGNYCDNYYDISLVVEESSFVQKDYWQKGTIPFLESMVRNARVSKDKAHMSVVLFARDPRVIVPFTDEASQDKDKLIERVRAIDDVGTRPDTLYVYALEHTLEHVIFGEGTRKDAPKVVVLFYYGFDYGANKSLIPDVVEDYRERNVKLVIVGIALGNRDNAYLLGGCAIGDQNCANVIFKPWDFVIPAAAEVKEKICSKGDSDSTD, from the coding sequence ATGAAAGGCGCACACGCCGTGTCCTGCTTGACCCTCTTGTTGGCCCTTGTCCACAATTCCGTGTCCGCAAAAATAAACCTTGTGTCGCACAATTCTGTTCCCAGAATTGGCGGCGAAGAGGGCTCCGACGAAAAGGTCATAACGTGCGTCACTAAATATGTCATTAAAGGAGACTTAGAAATTGATGATGGAGGGTTTTGTAACAGCAACATAGGTTCTCAACCGCAGTCCCCCCCAGGGTCATGCACTGATGGGGGAGCGAGCCCAGGAAATTATTGTGATAACTATTATGATATATCTTTAGTTGTTGAGGAGTCTAGCTTTGTTCAGAAGGATTACTGGCAGAAAGGAACGATCCCCTTTTTAGAATCTATGGTTAGGAATGCCCGAGTGAGTAAGGACAAGGCCCACATGTCCGTAGTGCTATTCGCTCGAGACCCACGTGTTATCGTCCCATTCACTGATGAGGCTAGTCAAGATAAGGATAAGTTGATTGAGAGAGTTCGAGCCATAGATGACGTAGGGACCAGACCCGATACGCTCTACGTATACGCATTGGAACACACCTTGGAGCATGTCATTTTTGGAGAGGGTACCAGGAAGGATGCCCCGAAAGTTGTAGTCCTGTTTTACTACGGATTTGACTATGGAGCGAATAAGAGCCTCATCCCTGACGTGGTGGAAGATTACAGAGAGAGGAATGTCAAACTGGTGATAGTGGGAATTGCCCTAGGGAACAGGGACAACGCATACTTGCTTGGAGGATGTGCCATCGGCGACCAGAACTGCGCGAACGTGATATTTAAGCCCTGGGACTTTGTGATCCCTGCGGCCGCggaggtgaaggagaaaatatgCAGCAAGGGGGACAGCGACTCTACGGACTGA